One part of the Paraglaciecola sp. L3A3 genome encodes these proteins:
- a CDS encoding cyclopropane-fatty-acyl-phospholipid synthase family protein — protein sequence MENTQSLTPAIHLDWWTSKCRKLVFSTLNSMQDAYVEIQEANSIYQLGNTKASLTAKIVVLDSSLYNDFVKGGSIGAAEAYIEHKWTSPNLTKLIQIFARHQQQLDKVEASISWPTKIKNKVLHLANKNSQTGSKKNILSHYDLGNHLYKEFLDPTMMYSAAIYNQQSQTLEAAQNNKLKTICDKLELKSSDHLVEIGTGWGSLAIYAATNYGCKVTTTTISDAQFDYAQQQVKKQNLSKQITLLKKDYRELTGTYDKLVSIEMIEAVGHDYLPTFFKKCDSLLNDSGKMLLQAITIADNRYDHYRKNVDFIQRYIFPGGCLPSIQVISKQFAEQSDMVIDHVEDIGLHYARTLNQWYQNFNQNWAVLAESGFDAQFKRLWNYYLCYCEGAFLERAISTHHITARKLKFVGRNDAKVLAY from the coding sequence ATGGAAAATACACAAAGTTTAACACCCGCGATTCATTTAGATTGGTGGACCAGCAAATGTCGAAAGTTGGTATTCAGCACTCTAAATTCTATGCAAGACGCTTACGTAGAAATACAAGAAGCTAACAGCATTTATCAATTAGGTAATACCAAAGCATCACTAACAGCAAAAATTGTAGTGTTAGACTCCAGCCTATACAACGACTTTGTTAAAGGTGGCTCTATCGGCGCAGCCGAAGCCTATATCGAACATAAATGGACCAGTCCTAATCTCACCAAACTAATCCAGATATTTGCTAGGCATCAGCAGCAATTAGACAAGGTAGAAGCTTCCATATCATGGCCAACAAAAATCAAAAACAAAGTGTTACACCTTGCCAATAAAAATTCTCAAACAGGTTCAAAGAAAAACATATTGAGCCATTATGACTTAGGCAATCATCTCTATAAAGAGTTTTTAGATCCTACTATGATGTATTCGGCCGCTATTTATAATCAACAAAGTCAAACTTTGGAGGCTGCACAAAACAACAAATTAAAAACCATATGCGACAAATTAGAATTAAAATCCAGTGACCATTTAGTTGAAATCGGCACAGGCTGGGGAAGTTTAGCTATTTATGCGGCAACAAATTACGGCTGTAAGGTGACAACCACCACTATTTCAGACGCACAATTTGACTACGCTCAACAACAAGTAAAGAAACAAAACTTAAGCAAACAAATCACTTTACTGAAAAAAGACTACCGAGAGTTAACAGGCACTTATGACAAGCTAGTGTCCATAGAAATGATCGAAGCAGTGGGGCATGATTATTTACCTACCTTCTTCAAAAAGTGTGATTCTCTGCTTAATGATTCAGGTAAGATGTTGCTACAAGCCATCACCATAGCAGATAACCGTTACGATCATTATCGAAAAAATGTCGATTTTATCCAACGATATATTTTCCCCGGTGGCTGTTTACCTTCAATACAAGTTATCAGTAAACAGTTTGCCGAACAAAGTGACATGGTGATCGATCACGTAGAAGATATAGGTTTACATTACGCTCGCACCTTAAATCAGTGGTATCAAAACTTTAACCAAAATTGGGCTGTTTTAGCCGAATCGGGATTTGATGCCCAATTCAAACGTTTGTGGAATTATTATTTATGTTATTGCGAAGGGGCCTTTTTAGAAAGAGCCATTAGCACACACCACATCACTGCCAGAAAATTAAAATTTGTTGGACGGAATGATGCAAAAGTCTTGGCTTATTAA
- a CDS encoding DUF2878 domain-containing protein: protein MQKSWLINAVLFQLAWFSAALLTEFAVVLISLLLVLHFLLLDRKLVDAKLLMLAPIGWLLDSVLLHFSIISTSNDWIPLWLVILWCMFILSLNHSLLWLSKLAVHWQSLIGAIAGCSSYMAAISFGALQSSFPWLWQIVFFALSWAIVLPLLIMLRAKIIFRNIQTS, encoded by the coding sequence ATGCAAAAGTCTTGGCTTATTAATGCAGTATTATTTCAATTAGCTTGGTTTTCAGCTGCATTACTCACAGAGTTTGCAGTTGTATTAATTAGTTTGCTGCTAGTTTTACATTTTTTACTATTAGATAGAAAGCTAGTAGATGCCAAGCTACTGATGCTGGCACCTATTGGTTGGTTGCTCGATTCTGTCTTGCTACATTTTTCCATTATCAGTACTAGCAATGACTGGATCCCCCTTTGGCTAGTTATACTCTGGTGTATGTTTATTCTATCGCTGAACCATAGTTTATTGTGGTTATCAAAATTAGCTGTCCATTGGCAAAGTTTAATTGGCGCAATTGCAGGTTGTTCGAGCTATATGGCGGCCATTAGTTTTGGCGCATTACAATCAAGTTTCCCTTGGTTATGGCAAATCGTGTTTTTTGCTCTGTCGTGGGCAATAGTATTGCCTTTATTAATCATGTTACGGGCAAAAATCATCTTTAGAAATATCCAGACTTCATAA
- a CDS encoding DUF3833 domain-containing protein, producing MKTFTLTIFALILVACSSPYIDDYQSTNPELNLQQFFNGKLIAHGMVLDMNGKLTRRFTADITGSWQDEKGILDERFIYDDGETDTRIWQLTHLGDNQYQGTAGDVIGIATGQAAGAAFYWRYDLEIKVDGEPMIVTLDDWMYLIDQDVLLNKSQIIKYGIEVGQVILSIRKL from the coding sequence ATGAAAACATTCACCCTCACAATTTTTGCTTTGATATTAGTAGCTTGTTCAAGCCCGTACATTGATGACTACCAAAGCACTAACCCAGAGCTCAATTTACAGCAGTTTTTTAATGGTAAATTAATCGCTCACGGCATGGTGTTAGATATGAATGGCAAACTCACTCGTCGTTTTACTGCTGATATTACCGGCAGTTGGCAAGATGAAAAAGGCATCTTAGATGAAAGGTTTATCTATGATGACGGAGAAACGGATACTCGCATTTGGCAATTAACTCACCTAGGAGATAACCAATATCAAGGCACGGCTGGAGATGTTATTGGCATTGCCACAGGTCAAGCAGCTGGCGCGGCATTTTATTGGCGATACGACCTAGAAATCAAGGTAGACGGCGAACCTATGATAGTCACCCTAGATGACTGGATGTACTTAATTGACCAAGATGTATTATTAAATAAATCACAAATTATTAAATACGGCATTGAGGTTGGCCAAGTAATTTTGTCGATTCGTAAATTATAG
- a CDS encoding RnfH family protein, whose protein sequence is MTAELITIEVVYGLPTKQVLLECKVAQGSSVEQAIETSGILSHFPDIDIQTSKVGIWNRACKLTDLPKEGDRIEIYRPLIADPKEARRRRAEKAIDEGRANKVTGGRAKALKK, encoded by the coding sequence ATGACAGCAGAACTCATCACTATCGAAGTCGTTTATGGCCTTCCTACCAAACAAGTATTACTCGAATGTAAAGTTGCACAAGGCTCAAGCGTAGAACAAGCTATTGAAACGTCAGGGATCCTTTCTCATTTCCCTGATATAGATATACAAACCAGTAAAGTGGGGATTTGGAACAGGGCCTGTAAATTAACTGATTTACCCAAAGAGGGGGATCGTATAGAAATTTATCGTCCACTGATTGCCGACCCCAAAGAAGCTAGAAGGCGTAGAGCCGAAAAAGCTATCGATGAAGGCCGAGCAAATAAAGTCACGGGCGGTAGGGCTAAAGCACTAAAAAAATAA
- a CDS encoding type II toxin-antitoxin system RatA family toxin — MSNVSRSALVAYSADSMFDLINDVASYPEFIPGCAETKVLEQNDEQMRASILISKAGIKQWFTTCNTLQRGESIQMDLVDGPFSELTGGWTIKALSDSACKIELNLDFAFSSRLIEMAFGRVFNSIAGNMVVAFTERAKQVYG, encoded by the coding sequence ATGTCGAATGTATCACGAAGTGCGTTAGTCGCTTATAGTGCCGATTCCATGTTTGATTTAATTAACGATGTTGCAAGTTACCCTGAATTTATTCCGGGTTGCGCTGAAACCAAAGTCTTAGAGCAAAATGATGAGCAGATGCGTGCATCTATTTTGATTTCTAAAGCAGGAATTAAACAGTGGTTTACTACCTGTAATACTTTACAGCGGGGCGAATCGATTCAAATGGATTTAGTGGACGGGCCTTTTTCTGAGCTAACTGGAGGTTGGACAATTAAAGCCCTGAGTGACTCAGCATGTAAAATTGAACTGAATCTTGATTTTGCTTTTTCAAGTAGATTAATCGAAATGGCTTTTGGTCGAGTGTTTAATTCTATTGCCGGCAATATGGTTGTCGCTTTCACCGAACGAGCAAAACAAGTTTACGGTTAG
- the smpB gene encoding SsrA-binding protein SmpB has product MNKKKSKSNTDSTIALNKKARHQYNLEDKLEAGMALQGWEVKSIRSGKVNISESYVTIEKGEAYLIGSTIQPLNQASSHVVCDSTRKRKLLLKQRELDKLIGSVERQGFSIIATAMYWKKNWVKVEIYLGKGKHEHDKRDAVKDRDWARDKERMMKHSA; this is encoded by the coding sequence ATGAATAAAAAGAAGTCAAAATCAAATACCGACAGCACTATTGCTCTCAACAAAAAAGCCCGTCATCAATATAACTTAGAAGATAAGTTAGAAGCAGGTATGGCTTTACAAGGTTGGGAAGTAAAGAGTATTCGTTCTGGTAAAGTCAATATTTCCGAAAGTTACGTCACTATCGAAAAAGGTGAAGCTTATTTAATTGGTTCTACTATACAGCCACTCAATCAAGCTTCTAGTCATGTTGTATGTGACTCAACCCGTAAACGTAAACTATTACTTAAACAGCGTGAACTAGATAAATTAATCGGTTCGGTTGAACGCCAAGGTTTTTCAATTATAGCAACCGCTATGTATTGGAAGAAAAACTGGGTAAAAGTTGAAATCTATCTGGGTAAAGGTAAACACGAACACGACAAGCGTGATGCGGTTAAAGATAGAGATTGGGCTCGCGATAAAGAGCGCATGATGAAACATTCGGCCTAA
- a CDS encoding DUF6786 family protein: protein MIKTAESSPQKGTFAYDLDYLKRYQQVITLEENNGKSQIIILPELQGRVMTSTASGLAGNSYGWMHYDLLAAGKFAQHINPFGGEDRFWIGPEGGQYSIFFKKGSEFVFDDWFTPAALDTEPFDVISQSSRDVSFEKNMQLINYQGFEFDIKVKRKVTIFDKKSIEKDLGIILNNKVDYVAYQSDNEIVNTGIQTWKKETGLLSIWILGMYIPSDNTTVIIPYKNELSLNTSYFGEVPEGRLTTTDKHVMFKGNGTARFKLGLPPKNVEPYIGSYDADKNMLTIVGYTFDGRPDYVNSEWREHQNGGYQGDVINSYNDGPLDNGEQLGPFYELESSSHAEELQPNASIQHLHKTYHFAGDFTALNKIAKKVLQKDLTELK from the coding sequence ATGATAAAAACTGCAGAAAGTTCGCCGCAGAAAGGGACTTTTGCTTATGATCTTGATTATCTAAAAAGATACCAACAAGTTATCACCCTAGAAGAGAATAATGGCAAAAGCCAAATTATTATTTTGCCTGAACTACAAGGTCGAGTGATGACCAGTACCGCATCAGGCTTGGCTGGTAATAGTTATGGTTGGATGCATTATGATTTACTGGCGGCAGGGAAATTTGCACAACACATTAACCCCTTTGGTGGTGAAGACCGATTTTGGATAGGCCCAGAAGGCGGACAATATTCAATTTTCTTTAAAAAAGGCAGCGAATTTGTTTTTGATGATTGGTTTACCCCTGCAGCCCTCGATACTGAACCTTTTGATGTTATCTCACAATCTAGTCGCGACGTATCTTTTGAAAAAAACATGCAACTGATTAATTATCAGGGGTTTGAATTCGATATTAAAGTGAAACGTAAAGTTACTATTTTTGATAAAAAATCGATTGAGAAAGATCTCGGTATTATTCTGAATAACAAGGTGGATTACGTTGCATATCAATCTGATAATGAAATAGTAAATACGGGTATCCAGACATGGAAAAAAGAGACGGGACTGTTATCTATCTGGATATTGGGTATGTATATTCCCTCTGATAATACCACTGTAATCATTCCGTACAAAAATGAATTAAGCCTTAATACCTCTTACTTTGGCGAAGTGCCGGAGGGGCGCTTAACCACCACAGATAAACATGTCATGTTTAAAGGTAATGGTACTGCACGTTTTAAATTGGGCTTGCCACCAAAAAATGTTGAACCCTACATTGGTAGTTATGATGCAGATAAAAACATGTTAACCATTGTTGGTTATACGTTTGATGGTCGTCCTGATTATGTTAATTCTGAATGGAGAGAACACCAAAATGGTGGTTATCAAGGGGATGTGATCAATTCTTACAATGATGGCCCGCTAGATAATGGCGAACAGTTGGGACCATTTTATGAATTGGAGTCGTCATCTCATGCCGAAGAATTACAGCCTAATGCTTCTATTCAACATCTACATAAGACTTATCATTTTGCAGGTGACTTTACTGCTTTAAATAAGATTGCTAAGAAGGTTTTGCAAAAAGATTTAACTGAATTGAAATAA
- a CDS encoding family 43 glycosylhydrolase, whose protein sequence is MKCKTLLVLCLSLFLVACIHSSQNNKRVEASAKVLIPKQANNFVWIYQPKGDRFFGPDTQRLKQGQWYQDWVPNDHTFIKGDAGLWHIFGITHPYVPPSPKSGVHEGEMASFHAVSTVTSFKQSILNDHYVDQAKVLPPHERPGEPLSNHAPTIVKKNGLFHMIYGPSPIRLAVSKDLYKWQVKGNLFSEKDGARDPSLLFHDGQYYLVYCTQKSVALRTSTDLVNWSEPKIIFTANTYDPESPSLIFHNNTFYLFVCSWNGIWDGKEIQGAYQQTTYVLNSNDPVDFGLGDEKQITTLQGHAPEIFQDENGDWYISSAEWPNRGVSVDSLVWQ, encoded by the coding sequence ATGAAATGTAAAACTTTATTAGTCCTTTGCTTGTCATTATTTTTAGTGGCTTGTATTCACTCCAGTCAAAATAATAAGAGGGTAGAGGCATCAGCTAAGGTGTTGATCCCTAAACAAGCGAATAATTTTGTTTGGATCTATCAACCTAAAGGTGACAGATTTTTTGGCCCCGATACGCAACGTTTAAAACAAGGACAGTGGTATCAAGATTGGGTGCCGAATGACCATACTTTTATTAAAGGTGATGCAGGCCTTTGGCACATATTTGGTATTACTCATCCCTATGTTCCACCTAGTCCTAAAAGTGGTGTACACGAGGGGGAAATGGCATCGTTTCATGCGGTTTCAACTGTTACTAGTTTTAAACAATCGATACTAAACGACCATTATGTCGACCAAGCTAAAGTCTTGCCTCCCCATGAAAGGCCAGGCGAGCCATTATCTAATCATGCCCCGACTATTGTTAAGAAAAATGGCTTATTTCATATGATTTATGGGCCCAGCCCAATTCGTTTGGCTGTGTCTAAAGACCTTTATAAATGGCAAGTAAAAGGTAATTTGTTTTCTGAAAAAGATGGTGCACGTGATCCCAGTTTATTATTCCACGATGGTCAGTACTATCTTGTGTATTGCACCCAAAAAAGTGTCGCATTAAGAACTTCAACTGATTTAGTGAATTGGAGTGAGCCTAAGATTATTTTTACTGCTAACACTTATGATCCAGAATCGCCAAGCTTGATTTTTCACAATAATACTTTCTATTTATTTGTCTGTTCATGGAACGGAATTTGGGATGGCAAAGAAATTCAAGGCGCTTATCAACAAACCACTTATGTACTTAATTCCAATGATCCTGTGGATTTTGGTTTAGGCGATGAAAAACAAATTACAACCTTACAGGGCCATGCACCGGAAATATTTCAAGATGAAAACGGCGATTGGTATATCTCCAGTGCTGAATGGCCAAACCGAGGTGTCAGTGTCGATAGTTTAGTTTGGCAGTGA
- a CDS encoding GH116 family glycosyl-hydrolase → MKNLFVLIVLLFTNGFTYGQDQSNTIMQKLQLSSDGKTPTVKNFPANFPQVLTQRGQPLVYSKNNSNNFEYIGMPVGGIGAGQLYLGGDGKLWFWDIFNLNYNILKNLKGEEAYEFPYERSKGNDKGARDIEHGFVLTTQSQGKTVSKILDRHGIDKIQFKGQYPIGNVTYQDDDLPVEVNLEAFSPFMPLNVDDSAYPATILNFSVKNTSNAAVSFDLTGWIENAVFTESKTYRKITDGKLLNSLSTLDNGGLRLDSTVVFNPDKSERADIVYDDFENGLGKWQATGRAFVEEASPYNNAFNNQPSQKAGNRIADSRLVKDQSNSTFDNRLLGTLTSKPFTINRDYLTALIGGGDYKTNGVSETGLRVLVDGKPIASIHGERSEFVTRKQIDLTEYQGQQAQIEIFDLSKDGWAGYVIVDQVVLTDIGLQPQLMQDYGSMSLSLLNRGATGSADLNLPVTGIPNNSKTHSSAKISATAQLIGGLSTKYTLQPGDEKTVKFLLTWHFPNTKVAFSQTKKRHYAERFANATSVSEHLIRHLPSLENQTKLWKNTWYDSTLPYWFLDRTFLNISILASGTSHILEGKQFYGYEGGYQGTGTCTHVWGYAQGLGRLFPELEINLREKTDLVPQSESGAMMENGVIKFRWMENDGAVDGQAGIILRSYLAHQMSVDNTFLQQNYQALKKAMAGLTEVNDADHDGILTGAQHNTLDADWYGKVAWLSMQYNAALLAMAEMADEMGDRKYAEFNRNIARKGKEFIENDLFNGEYFFHIGDPEHENSPGIYTGNEYSQMLGQSWAYHVGLGSIIDKDKITTALDSIWKYNFTTDVGPYRQQKPAGRWYAMPGEGAFIAATWPRGGSEVLDKGEARFAAYNNESQNGYEYALSSLMMWHGMPHRSLAHIWYMHNQRYHGSKRNAWAEVEWGIHYARSMASFGHFTAISGFEYHGPKGYLAFSPKITPEKFKAPAVTADAWLTFEQTRNKSQQTESISIKHGSLVLNKLAFSLEDQASAKTVVVSVNGNPVTTSYFQNEDKLVIDLPKMLTLKESDSVLVSIKHN, encoded by the coding sequence TTGAAAAATTTATTTGTCTTAATAGTGCTACTGTTTACCAATGGATTCACTTATGGCCAGGATCAGTCAAACACTATTATGCAGAAATTGCAGTTAAGTAGTGATGGCAAAACCCCGACAGTGAAGAATTTTCCAGCTAATTTTCCGCAAGTTTTAACACAAAGAGGGCAACCTCTGGTGTATAGCAAAAACAATTCGAACAACTTTGAATATATAGGCATGCCAGTTGGCGGTATTGGCGCCGGGCAATTGTATTTGGGAGGCGATGGCAAACTTTGGTTTTGGGATATCTTCAATTTAAATTACAACATTTTAAAAAATTTAAAAGGGGAAGAAGCCTACGAATTTCCCTATGAACGCAGTAAGGGAAACGACAAAGGGGCACGAGATATTGAGCATGGATTCGTGTTAACCACACAATCACAAGGTAAAACCGTTAGTAAAATATTAGATCGCCATGGCATAGATAAAATTCAGTTTAAAGGCCAATACCCCATTGGTAACGTCACTTATCAGGATGATGACTTACCTGTAGAGGTTAATCTTGAGGCCTTTTCTCCATTTATGCCGTTAAACGTGGATGACTCTGCTTATCCAGCTACCATTTTAAATTTTTCAGTTAAGAATACTTCTAACGCTGCCGTATCATTTGATTTAACTGGATGGATAGAAAACGCAGTATTTACCGAATCGAAAACATACCGCAAGATTACAGATGGCAAACTGCTTAATAGCTTGTCTACTTTAGACAATGGCGGACTCAGATTAGACAGTACTGTGGTTTTTAATCCTGATAAAAGTGAACGAGCAGATATTGTTTATGATGATTTTGAAAATGGTCTAGGTAAATGGCAGGCCACAGGGCGTGCATTTGTTGAAGAAGCTTCACCTTATAACAATGCTTTTAACAATCAACCCTCACAAAAGGCGGGTAATAGAATTGCTGATTCTCGTTTGGTTAAAGACCAATCAAATTCAACCTTTGATAACCGTCTGCTAGGTACCTTAACCTCAAAACCTTTCACTATAAATAGAGATTATTTAACCGCGTTAATTGGCGGTGGTGATTATAAAACAAATGGCGTCAGTGAAACGGGCCTAAGAGTATTAGTGGATGGAAAACCCATCGCTTCAATACACGGCGAAAGAAGTGAATTTGTCACCCGTAAACAAATAGACTTAACCGAGTATCAGGGACAACAAGCACAAATAGAAATATTCGATCTGTCTAAAGATGGTTGGGCGGGTTATGTGATTGTTGACCAAGTTGTGCTGACCGATATTGGCTTGCAACCGCAGTTGATGCAAGATTACGGTTCTATGTCACTGAGTTTACTGAACCGCGGGGCGACAGGCTCTGCTGATTTGAATTTACCTGTAACAGGTATTCCGAATAACTCCAAGACTCATTCCAGCGCTAAAATATCGGCCACGGCCCAGTTAATTGGTGGATTAAGTACTAAATACACATTACAGCCGGGTGATGAGAAAACCGTTAAATTTTTATTAACTTGGCATTTCCCCAATACCAAAGTGGCGTTTTCACAAACTAAAAAGCGCCACTATGCAGAGCGTTTTGCTAATGCCACTTCTGTGTCAGAACATCTCATTCGTCACTTGCCGAGTTTAGAAAATCAAACCAAATTGTGGAAAAACACTTGGTACGATTCAACTTTACCTTATTGGTTTTTAGACCGTACATTTTTGAATATTTCAATATTGGCTTCTGGCACGTCTCATATATTAGAAGGCAAGCAGTTTTATGGTTATGAAGGTGGCTATCAAGGCACCGGCACTTGCACCCATGTTTGGGGATACGCCCAAGGGTTAGGGCGATTATTTCCTGAACTTGAAATAAACCTCAGAGAAAAAACCGATCTTGTGCCACAAAGTGAAAGTGGCGCCATGATGGAAAACGGAGTGATTAAATTTCGTTGGATGGAAAACGATGGTGCGGTTGATGGCCAAGCTGGGATTATTCTAAGAAGTTATCTTGCTCACCAAATGTCGGTAGACAACACGTTTTTGCAACAGAATTATCAAGCATTAAAAAAGGCCATGGCAGGTTTAACTGAGGTGAATGATGCTGATCATGATGGGATTTTAACCGGCGCACAACATAATACTTTAGATGCTGATTGGTACGGAAAAGTGGCTTGGCTGAGCATGCAATATAATGCCGCTTTGCTGGCTATGGCTGAAATGGCAGATGAAATGGGTGACCGTAAATATGCTGAATTTAATCGTAATATTGCCCGTAAAGGCAAAGAGTTTATTGAAAATGATCTGTTTAATGGTGAGTACTTTTTCCATATTGGCGATCCTGAACATGAAAATTCCCCAGGTATTTATACGGGTAACGAATATAGTCAAATGTTGGGACAAAGTTGGGCTTATCATGTTGGCTTAGGCAGTATTATTGATAAAGATAAAATAACCACAGCCCTAGATTCTATTTGGAAATATAACTTCACAACTGACGTTGGACCTTACAGACAACAAAAGCCAGCGGGTCGCTGGTACGCTATGCCAGGCGAGGGCGCTTTTATTGCTGCGACTTGGCCAAGAGGTGGCTCTGAAGTGTTAGATAAAGGTGAAGCTCGTTTTGCCGCTTATAATAATGAATCGCAAAATGGTTATGAGTACGCTTTGTCGTCGTTAATGATGTGGCATGGCATGCCTCATCGTTCTTTGGCTCACATCTGGTATATGCATAATCAAAGATATCATGGTAGTAAACGTAACGCTTGGGCAGAAGTAGAGTGGGGTATTCATTACGCTCGCTCTATGGCTAGTTTTGGCCATTTCACCGCTATTAGTGGTTTTGAGTATCACGGACCTAAAGGTTATTTAGCTTTTTCACCAAAAATTACCCCAGAAAAATTTAAAGCACCGGCTGTGACAGCAGATGCTTGGTTAACCTTCGAGCAGACACGTAACAAGTCGCAACAAACTGAATCTATTTCAATTAAACATGGCTCTCTGGTTTTAAATAAATTGGCTTTTAGCTTAGAAGATCAAGCGTCAGCCAAAACGGTTGTAGTGAGTGTAAACGGTAATCCCGTGACCACAAGCTACTTCCAAAACGAAGACAAGCTTGTTATTGATTTGCCTAAAATGCTGACGCTGAAAGAGTCTGATTCTGTTTTGGTATCGATTAAACACAATTAA